CCATATCCTTTTCCTTGCTCTTTTTCATCAACGATAAATCCGTTAATCCAATACATATCTGTTGACCCACGTACAAAAGCATGCATAATAAAACCGACTATAAGGTCACCATCATATATAGCGAGTGGAATATATTCGACATTTTCACCATCTGGTTTTATGTATACTTTAGCAAGTGATACTGCCACTGCCGGAACAAATTGCAATTGACTTTCTTTAACTTGTAACTTTAATGCATCTTCCCAATTTTCTCTCGTAACAATTTTTAATTGGACGTTCATTATATTAAGCTCCTTTAAAAAGAGAATTTATCTTTTATATTCAACGGTGTGAAATGATTCCCTTTTTCGACATCAACTTATAACATGATTTTCATAAAATCCTGAATAAATTTTTCCTCATCTAATTGTAACGCTATACGCGCCCCTTCAGATTTAGAGTGTGGGCGAAAATCAGCAAAAGTTTGTCCCTTCGTTTCGCCGCATATATCTACAGTCACTTTTCGGGATGTATAATTTAAAAATGTAGG
This genomic interval from Bacillus cereus contains the following:
- a CDS encoding GNAT family N-acetyltransferase, which encodes MNVQLKIVTRENWEDALKLQVKESQLQFVPAVAVSLAKVYIKPDGENVEYIPLAIYDGDLIVGFIMHAFVRGSTDMYWINGFIVDEKEQGKGYGKAALQEIINLIKNNFKECEEIRLTVHKDNISAKKLYECYGFKPLGNVYDGEEVYRLLLLN